The genomic interval ACGCGGCGATCGCGCGCTGGCGGCGGCGCGAGGCGCTGCGCCACACCCTGCGCAAGCGGCCGGACCTGCTGGCGGACGCCCCGCTCACGCCGGAGGACCTGCGGGTGCTCGCCGAGCTGAGGGCCGAGGATGACGAGCTCGCCTGAGCGCCCGCGCATCGCGCTGGCGCTCGTGCACCACCCCGTGCTGCGCGATCGCGCCGGCACCGTCGGCTCGACGTCGGCGACGCCGCTCAACGTCCACGACCTCGCGCGGGCCGCGCGGACGTACGGGGTCTGGCCGTTCTACGTCGTGACGCCGCTGGCCTCGCAGCAGGCGCTCATCGGGCGCATCCTGCGGCACTACCTCGAGGGCTACGGCGGGGAGGCGAACCCGACGCGCGCCGAGGCGCTGCGGGACGTCGTCCTCACCGGCTCGATCAACGAGGCGCTCGACGACCTCTGCCGGCGCGCCGGCGCCTACCCGCTCGCCGCCGGGACCGCGGCGCGCGCCAACCCGCGGAGCGTGGACTATCCCCAGTTCGCGGCGCGCGTCGCCGCGTCCAAGCGCCCGTGGATCCTGCTCTTCGGCACGGGATGGGGCCTCGCGCCGGAGGCGGCGGCGCAGTGCGACGTCTTCCTGCCGCCGCTGCGGGGCCCGGGGGCGTTCAACCACCTGCCGGTGCGCTCGGCCGTGGCGATCATACTTGACCGTCTGTTCGGGAAGTGACATAATCCGCCCTCCCGATACGGTTGAGAAGACTACAGGAGAGGGTCATGGACATCATCCGCGAGCTCGACAAGAACACCCAGCGCGAGGACATCCCGCCGTTCCGCCCCGGGGACACCGTCAAGGTCCACACGAAGGTCGTCGAGGGCGACAAGGAGCGCATCCAGGTCTTCGAGGGCGTCGTGATGCGCATGCGCAGCGCCGGCGCGGGCAGCTCGTTCACGGTGCGCAAGATCTCCTACGGGACCGGCGTCGAGCGCATCTTCCCGCTGCACTCGCCGATGCTCAGCCGCATCGAGATCGTCAAGTCGCGGCCGGTGCGGCGGGCGAAGCTCTACTTTACCCGCAAGCTCGTCGGCAAGGCCGCCACCAAGTTCTGACGGCCTCATAAAGGGCCCATCAGCGCCCGGCCTTGTCTGCATGAGCGGCCGGGCACCTTCGCGGGCGCTTCCAAGGGGGCTTCGCCCCCTATGGCGCGGCTCCCGCCGCTGTTACCCCCGCCGTCGTGCGTCCTTGGTGTCTCAGTCTTGCAGGTGAGGCCGTCACTTGCCTTCTCAAAAGATTGACCGTCGGAAGAAGGTCGATCTCTGGGCGCTCGAGCGCTCGCTGCGGGCGCGCGGCGTCCGGCACCCGGCCGGCGTCGACGAGGTCGGGCGCGGGCCTCTGGCGGGCCCCGTCGTGGCCGCCGCCGTCATCTTCAAGGCCGGCTTCCGCCACCGGGGGATCCGCGATTCGAAGCAGTTGACCCCCGCGCAGCGCGAGGACCTCGTCCCCGAGATCACCGGCGCCGCGGTCGCCTGGGCCCTCGGCGAGTCCTCCCCCGAGGAGATCGACGCGGTGAACATCCTGCAGGCGACGTTTCGCGCGATGGAGCGCGCGCTGGCGGCGCTGGCGGTCGCGCCGGACTACCTGCTCGTGGATGGGGCGCACCTGCCCACCGTGCTGCTGCCCGGCGAGGGC from bacterium carries:
- a CDS encoding RNA methyltransferase, which translates into the protein MTSSPERPRIALALVHHPVLRDRAGTVGSTSATPLNVHDLARAARTYGVWPFYVVTPLASQQALIGRILRHYLEGYGGEANPTRAEALRDVVLTGSINEALDDLCRRAGAYPLAAGTAARANPRSVDYPQFAARVAASKRPWILLFGTGWGLAPEAAAQCDVFLPPLRGPGAFNHLPVRSAVAIILDRLFGK
- the rplS gene encoding 50S ribosomal protein L19; its protein translation is MDIIRELDKNTQREDIPPFRPGDTVKVHTKVVEGDKERIQVFEGVVMRMRSAGAGSSFTVRKISYGTGVERIFPLHSPMLSRIEIVKSRPVRRAKLYFTRKLVGKAATKF
- a CDS encoding ribonuclease HII; translated protein: MPSQKIDRRKKVDLWALERSLRARGVRHPAGVDEVGRGPLAGPVVAAAVIFKAGFRHRGIRDSKQLTPAQREDLVPEITGAAVAWALGESSPEEIDAVNILQATFRAMERALAALAVAPDYLLVDGAHLPTVLLPGEGVVDGDGRVACIAAASIIAKVHRDRLMVEHAARWPAYGFENHKGYGTAEHLAALAQHGPCPIHRRTFRGVLPAHS